The sequence TATAAAGCCATAAATAGCATAATTAAACCATATAAAAAAATAACAATAGAAATTAATAGGAAAAAAATAGGAAGGTATTTTATATTTTTACTATCATTTATAATATTTTTTAAATTTTCAATGATACTTATATTTCCAGTAAAAATAATTGTTATTATAATACCAAAAATAGCGAGTATAATTGATACTTTTGTGTCACAAGCATTTATAAATCCTATTATTCTATCCAAAGTATCTTGTGCAATTTCTACAGTAAAAAAATTTTCTTCATTTTTACTTTCCATTTTTTATCACCCTCTATTTTTCTTTCAATTCTTTAATTAATAGTCCAATATTACTTCCTAGCTTATCTTTAAGTTCCTCAATATCTTCACAAAATCTTTTTTCATTTTCTATTGCTAAATCAATTTTTTCTATCAGAAGTTCTGCATTATACTTATTCTTGTTATAAGGAAAATATTTTTTTAACTCCGATTCAACATATCTAACTTTTGAGCTAGCTCTCTTATTTTCTAATAATTTTTCTCTATTTATTGAATGAACTTCATCAAAATGTAATAATAACCAAAATTCAAAACAAGGATTAGTTACATAAAATTTAAAATTCTTCCTTTTACACTCTTCTTTAACATAATTATATTGTTCTTCTTTAAAACTTTTTTTATCTCTATCTACAATAAGACACATTTTATCAATATCTTCAGAATAGGTTATTTGTTTATTTTCTATATTTTTAAGAACTGTTTCTAATATATTTGGTATTTCTTCTATTGTCAAAAAAAAATTTTTTATTATCATATTCAAAAAAAATTCACAATCCTCTTCAATATTCTCTACTATACTATCCAAAGATTCTATCTCATTTTTAATATCCTCTATAATTTCTTTTGAACTGGTTTCTTTTGAAATTTTTAAAAAAAATTTTTCATCTTCCATAATAATCTCTATTATTTTATCTACTAATGTTTTATATGAAAATTTTCCATTTTCTATTTCTTCAAGATCTTTTAATAATTGCTCCAGAATTTTCTTAGGGTTGCTCCAACCTTCTTCAGTATAAGTTCTTTCAATTGAAATTATTTCAATTAATGGATTTATCCCTATTTTATCCTTTAGTTCATTTATAGCATTAAAGTATATTCCTTCTGTTCTATTTCCTTCAAAAACTAAAAAATATTTTTTTATTGTCCTATCCTCTTTAGATATTCTTGTTCTCTCTGCAAACCTTCTTTTCTCTCTCATTGTACTAGTCCTCCTTTTCTATTGGAAAAACTGTACTGAAAATTGGAACTCCTCCATAACGACCTTCTAAATATGCTTTATCTATTTTTTTATCAAATCTTTCATTGTATTCTTCTAAAGAGTATATATCTGATTCCCCAGATGATTTTTTATTGATAAACCATATTTCATCTCTTCTTAATAAGTCAAAATCCATTAATCTTGATTCATGAGTTGTTACAATTAATTGAATATTAGATTTTTCAGCTTTTTGTAAAAAAGTTTTAATAAATTTATAACTTAAACTTGGGTGCAAACAACGATCCAATTCATCTATGACATAAGTTTTATCTTTATTAGATAATAAAACTTCTAATAAATCTAACAGTCTTATAGTTCCATCAGATTCTTCATCTAAACTAAAAAATATATCACTCTTTTCATGAGAAAAGTGAATAGTTTTACAAGTTAGATTTTGATTATTATCAATATTTAGAATAAAAAAATCTTTATTACTTCTCATAATAAAAGCTATTTTTTCTATGTCTTTTTCTTTTTTTATCTCTACTCTTCTTTTTTCTAAATCACTCATTAGCTTATCTTTTATAGATTTTGGTAATTTATTTATTACTTTCTCAACTGGAACATCTACCATTTTAAAATTTTTTATTCCAGTTCCAAATGCAGAAATAAACTTACATACTTCTTCTACATTTTCAGCATTTGCCATATAAGAATAATTAGAAATTGGTCTATCAGGATAATTAACATCTAAATTATCTTTTACCCAAAAATATGTTTCTTTTAAAATAGAAATAGTTTTATAATCTTCATATAGATTTTTTTTATTTTTATTCATAATTGATAAAAACAATACTGAACTGTCATCTTTTATATCCTCTGCATAAACTCTTAGTTTATTTATTAACTCTTTTTCTTTTTCTAAAAATTTTCCAAATTTATAC is a genomic window of Fusobacterium nucleatum containing:
- a CDS encoding Pycsar system effector family protein yields the protein MESKNEENFFTVEIAQDTLDRIIGFINACDTKVSIILAIFGIIITIIFTGNISIIENLKNIINDSKNIKYLPIFFLLISIVIFLYGLIMLFMALYANIKASGEKSIIYFKDISLSEDYEAYKQKIKNMNSENFLDDIIKQIYKNSMICSKKYERYNLGIKCSILGFILFIIVYGGIL
- a CDS encoding RloB family protein, with product MREKRRFAERTRISKEDRTIKKYFLVFEGNRTEGIYFNAINELKDKIGINPLIEIISIERTYTEEGWSNPKKILEQLLKDLEEIENGKFSYKTLVDKIIEIIMEDEKFFLKISKETSSKEIIEDIKNEIESLDSIVENIEEDCEFFLNMIIKNFFLTIEEIPNILETVLKNIENKQITYSEDIDKMCLIVDRDKKSFKEEQYNYVKEECKRKNFKFYVTNPCFEFWLLLHFDEVHSINREKLLENKRASSKVRYVESELKKYFPYNKNKYNAELLIEKIDLAIENEKRFCEDIEELKDKLGSNIGLLIKELKEK
- a CDS encoding AAA family ATPase, with the protein product MLIRFNVKNFLSFAEREDGRTEEFSMLTGKVQKKKEHIYDDGKIKLLKFAAIYGANASGKSNLVKAIDFMKETIINGLPKGHTEKYCRVKSENKAKESYFEFEIKLGEKYYSYGFEIILNESKFISEWLVELKSDNKEKIIFNRDIQKGKYKFGKFLEKEKELINKLRVYAEDIKDDSSVLFLSIMNKNKKNLYEDYKTISILKETYFWVKDNLDVNYPDRPISNYSYMANAENVEEVCKFISAFGTGIKNFKMVDVPVEKVINKLPKSIKDKLMSDLEKRRVEIKKEKDIEKIAFIMRSNKDFFILNIDNNQNLTCKTIHFSHEKSDIFFSLDEESDGTIRLLDLLEVLLSNKDKTYVIDELDRCLHPSLSYKFIKTFLQKAEKSNIQLIVTTHESRLMDFDLLRRDEIWFINKKSSGESDIYSLEEYNERFDKKIDKAYLEGRYGGVPIFSTVFPIEKED